One genomic region from Marinobacter szutsaonensis encodes:
- a CDS encoding chaperone modulator CbpM — protein sequence MTRQDQILTVEVVDSEGGTFTLREICERGDCHAEFVIKLVNYGVIAPVKDVSEAGQWQFDVVALSRLRKAMRLQRDLKINLPGLAMSLDLLDEVQEMRREVDRLNRQLRHLLGE from the coding sequence ATGACCAGGCAAGACCAGATTCTGACCGTGGAAGTGGTGGACTCCGAGGGCGGCACCTTCACCCTGCGCGAGATCTGCGAGCGGGGCGATTGCCACGCCGAGTTTGTCATCAAGCTCGTGAACTACGGCGTCATCGCCCCCGTGAAGGATGTCTCCGAGGCAGGGCAGTGGCAGTTTGACGTCGTCGCCCTGAGCCGCCTGCGCAAGGCTATGCGGCTGCAGAGGGACCTCAAGATCAACCTCCCGGGCCTCGCCATGTCGCTGGATCTGCTCGACGAAGTGCAGGAGATGCGGCGGGAGGTGGACCGGCTCAACCGGCAGTTGCGGCATTTGCTGGGGGAGTGA
- a CDS encoding DUF6435 family protein, producing the protein MLGFLKGDPKKKLKKAYEDKLAKALHAQRNGDLRTHGTLMEEAEKIYGELQALEKGEK; encoded by the coding sequence ATGCTGGGATTTCTGAAAGGTGATCCGAAAAAGAAGCTCAAGAAAGCCTACGAGGACAAGCTCGCCAAGGCGCTCCATGCACAGCGGAACGGGGATTTGCGCACGCACGGGACGTTGATGGAGGAGGCGGAGAAGATTTATGGGGAGTTGCAGGCTTTGGAGAAGGGGGAGAAGTGA